In one Chloroflexota bacterium genomic region, the following are encoded:
- a CDS encoding transcription termination factor Rho, whose translation MNFAELETKKREDLLEMAKEWGVSGYSTLKKQELILSLLQAQAEREGNILACGILEITSEGYGFLRRDSLLPTSNDVYVSQSQIRRFGLRTGDSVIGQARPPKDGERYQSLLRVELVNNMDPESARERPHFDSLTPIFPNTLLNLETAPSNLSTRLINLVAPIGRGQRGLIVSPPKAGKTILLKQIANAISTNCEDVHIMVCLIGERPEEVTDMRRSVKGEVIAATFDELVENQTRVAELALDRAKRLVEGKKDVVILLDGITRLTRAYNLAAPSSGRTLSGGVDPVALYHPKHFFGAARNIEEGGSLTILATCLIDTGSRMDDVIYEEFKGTGNMELHLDRRLAERRVFPAIDIQRSSTRREELLLDEATLKQVWLLRRMISMLSNGSPGTPNPTEATQAVLERLAKTKSNAEFLATLNKEM comes from the coding sequence AGTGGGGCGTCTCTGGCTACAGTACGCTCAAGAAACAGGAGCTTATCCTCTCGCTGCTTCAGGCCCAGGCAGAAAGGGAGGGTAACATCCTCGCCTGCGGCATACTGGAGATAACTTCCGAGGGCTACGGCTTTTTGCGGCGGGATAGTCTGTTACCCACGTCGAATGATGTTTATGTGTCCCAATCACAGATTCGGCGCTTCGGCTTGCGCACTGGAGACAGCGTGATAGGACAGGCCAGGCCACCCAAGGACGGGGAGAGATATCAAAGCTTGCTGAGGGTGGAACTGGTGAATAACATGGATCCTGAGTCAGCCAGAGAACGGCCTCATTTTGATTCGCTAACTCCCATTTTCCCTAACACTCTGCTGAATCTGGAAACTGCCCCCAGCAACCTCTCTACCCGGCTGATAAACCTGGTGGCTCCTATTGGTAGAGGCCAACGGGGACTGATTGTCTCACCTCCGAAGGCAGGGAAGACGATACTCCTGAAGCAAATTGCCAATGCCATTAGCACTAATTGTGAGGACGTTCATATCATGGTTTGTCTCATTGGGGAGCGGCCGGAAGAGGTGACCGACATGAGGCGTTCTGTCAAGGGGGAGGTGATTGCCGCTACCTTCGATGAGCTGGTAGAGAACCAGACCCGTGTTGCTGAACTAGCCCTGGATCGAGCTAAGCGCTTGGTTGAGGGTAAGAAAGATGTGGTCATACTGCTTGATGGGATCACCCGACTTACCAGAGCCTATAACTTAGCGGCGCCCTCCAGCGGGAGGACTCTCTCCGGTGGTGTTGATCCGGTGGCGCTGTACCATCCCAAGCATTTCTTTGGTGCCGCCAGGAACATTGAAGAGGGCGGCAGTCTTACCATCCTGGCTACCTGCCTTATCGACACTGGTAGCCGAATGGACGACGTCATTTACGAGGAGTTCAAGGGCACTGGCAACATGGAGTTGCATCTTGATCGGCGGCTGGCAGAGCGGCGCGTCTTCCCGGCTATTGACATTCAGCGCAGCAGCACCAGGCGTGAGGAATTGCTCCTCGATGAAGCCACCTTGAAGCAGGTGTGGCTGTTGAGGCGCATGATAAGCATGCTTTCGAACGGTTCACCTGGTACACCTAACCCTACCGAGGCGACCCAAGCGGTTCTGGAACGCCTGGCCAAGACCAAGAGCAACGCCGAGTTCCTGGCTACATTGAATAAGGAAATGTGA